One part of the Vitis riparia cultivar Riparia Gloire de Montpellier isolate 1030 chromosome 8, EGFV_Vit.rip_1.0, whole genome shotgun sequence genome encodes these proteins:
- the LOC117919869 gene encoding thioredoxin-like 3-1, chloroplastic, translating to MSILAANTHIVYREVLLRDPQNQLSGGGSCLFWSRSPGFGVDGRRGEWRKTKKRDLRVEAFWPDMTRPNVIEMQPIKDCDQLDQVLAQAQELRQSIIIDWMAAWCRKCIYLKPKLEKLAAEYDTKIKFYSVDVNNVSQALVKRGNITKMPTIQLWKDGEMKAEVIGGHKAWIVMDEVREMIQKFV from the exons ATGTCTATTTTGGCTGCAAATACCCATATTGTGTACAGAGAAGTGCTTCTCAGAGACCCACAAAATCAGTTGTCTGGTGGTGGGAGTTGTTTGTTTTGGTCAAGGTCTCCTGGGTTTGGAGTTGATGGGAGAAGAGGAGAGTGGAGGAAGACGAAGAAGAGGGACTTGAGAGTAGAGGCTTTTTGGCCAGATATGACTAGACCCAATGTTATAGAGATGCAACCCATCAAAGATTGTGACCAGCTTGATCAGGTTTTGGCCCAGGCTCAAGAGCTCCGCCAGTCTATCATCATTGATTG GATGGCTGCTTGGTGTAGGAAATGCATATATTTGAAGCCTAAACTGGAAAAATTGGCAGCTGAGTATGATACCAA AATCAAATTCTATAGTGTGGATGTCAACAACGTCTCGCAGGCCCTGGTGAAGCGCGGAAACATCACT AAAATGCCAACCATTCAG CTGTGGAAAGACGGGGAGATGAAAGCTGAAGTAATTGGAGGGCATAAAGCTTGGATTGTGATGGATGAAGTGAGAGAGATGATCCAAAAGTTTGTGTAA
- the LOC117919840 gene encoding uncharacterized protein LOC117919840 isoform X2 produces MRIRGRGAPPLPSDLPSSPPPSQLHHGNDQSVQSPARNQSPPPSADDRRTSDLRVQTDGLICSEGEGVGAKKDHEIGVGEEEGGSEEMGLASPSNRRSSNSSPSPETSSVMEHWREEDRAVPLKKRRATFEMETMMEIKDEKAKKRMMRVRRNRPKKWVEEDEGEENGMAKNNGKKGRSGAGIILEGSRCSRVNGRGWRCHQQTLVGYSLCEHHLGKGRLKSMTSVKSSPLTAPVLHKPTKPETNTEDEEESDGYEGTMVAKKGKKIGAVKARSMSSLLGQTVASPLPVTLQLSNGNCDI; encoded by the exons ATGAGGATCAGAGGACGAGGGGCGCCTCCTCTGCCCTCGGATCTTCCATCGTCGCCACCGCCGTCGCAACTGCACCACGGCAACGACCAATCGGTGCAAAGTCCCGCTAGGAATCAATCTCCCCCTCCATCGGCTGACGATCGACGGACGTCAGATCTACGGGTTCAAACCGACGGATTGATTTGCTCTGAGGGAGAAGGGGTCGGCGCCAAGAAG GATCATGAAATCGGCGTCGGGGAAGAAGAAGGCGGTAGCGAGGAAATGGGATTGGCTTCTCCGTCTAATCGGAG AAGCAGCAACAGCAGCCCCAGTCCAGAAACTTCATCTG TGATGGAACACTGGCGTGAGGAAGATAGAGCAGTTCCACTGAAGAAGAGACGCGCAACATTCGAAATGGAAACCATGATGGAGATCAAAGATGAGAAGGCGAAGAAGAGGATGATGAGGGTCAGAAGGAATAGACCGAAGAAATGGGTCGAGGAAgatgaaggagaagaaaacgGAATGGCAAAGAATAACGGCAAAAAGGGACGGAGTGGAGCCGGGATAATACTTGAAGGATCGAGGTGCAGTCGCGTGAATGGAAGAGGGTGGAGGTGTCATCAACAGACCCTCGTCGGATACTCTCTGTGCGAGCATCATCTGGGGAAGGGAAGGCTGAAGAGCATGACCAGTGTCAAAAGCTCACCCCTGACTGCACCAGTGCTCCACAAACCCACGAAACCGGAAACCAATACAGAAGACGAGGAAGAAAGCGATGGGTATGAGGGAACAATGGTGGCGAAAAAGGGCAAGAAGATTGGGGCGGTGAAGGCTCGGTCCATGAGTAGCTTGCTAGGCCAAACCGTGGCATCACCACTACCGGTAACCCTTCAACTCTCTAATGGCAACTGCGATATATAG
- the LOC117919840 gene encoding uncharacterized protein LOC117919840 isoform X1 yields the protein MRIRGRGAPPLPSDLPSSPPPSQLHHGNDQSVQSPARNQSPPPSADDRRTSDLRVQTDGLICSEGEGVGAKKVSSKDHEIGVGEEEGGSEEMGLASPSNRRSSNSSPSPETSSVMEHWREEDRAVPLKKRRATFEMETMMEIKDEKAKKRMMRVRRNRPKKWVEEDEGEENGMAKNNGKKGRSGAGIILEGSRCSRVNGRGWRCHQQTLVGYSLCEHHLGKGRLKSMTSVKSSPLTAPVLHKPTKPETNTEDEEESDGYEGTMVAKKGKKIGAVKARSMSSLLGQTVASPLPVTLQLSNGNCDI from the exons ATGAGGATCAGAGGACGAGGGGCGCCTCCTCTGCCCTCGGATCTTCCATCGTCGCCACCGCCGTCGCAACTGCACCACGGCAACGACCAATCGGTGCAAAGTCCCGCTAGGAATCAATCTCCCCCTCCATCGGCTGACGATCGACGGACGTCAGATCTACGGGTTCAAACCGACGGATTGATTTGCTCTGAGGGAGAAGGGGTCGGCGCCAAGAAGGTGAGCTCCAAG GATCATGAAATCGGCGTCGGGGAAGAAGAAGGCGGTAGCGAGGAAATGGGATTGGCTTCTCCGTCTAATCGGAG AAGCAGCAACAGCAGCCCCAGTCCAGAAACTTCATCTG TGATGGAACACTGGCGTGAGGAAGATAGAGCAGTTCCACTGAAGAAGAGACGCGCAACATTCGAAATGGAAACCATGATGGAGATCAAAGATGAGAAGGCGAAGAAGAGGATGATGAGGGTCAGAAGGAATAGACCGAAGAAATGGGTCGAGGAAgatgaaggagaagaaaacgGAATGGCAAAGAATAACGGCAAAAAGGGACGGAGTGGAGCCGGGATAATACTTGAAGGATCGAGGTGCAGTCGCGTGAATGGAAGAGGGTGGAGGTGTCATCAACAGACCCTCGTCGGATACTCTCTGTGCGAGCATCATCTGGGGAAGGGAAGGCTGAAGAGCATGACCAGTGTCAAAAGCTCACCCCTGACTGCACCAGTGCTCCACAAACCCACGAAACCGGAAACCAATACAGAAGACGAGGAAGAAAGCGATGGGTATGAGGGAACAATGGTGGCGAAAAAGGGCAAGAAGATTGGGGCGGTGAAGGCTCGGTCCATGAGTAGCTTGCTAGGCCAAACCGTGGCATCACCACTACCGGTAACCCTTCAACTCTCTAATGGCAACTGCGATATATAG
- the LOC117920245 gene encoding activator of 90 kDa heat shock protein ATPase homolog — MAKYGEGDKRWIVEDRPDGANVHNWHWAEKNCLEWSRTLLSKLLSELTILDGEGNLYIKTKTLEKLEGEAYVNVRKGKIIPGYEIALTLSWEGEAKDPDGKSVIKCDGTVEIPYIADENADEDPEVKILVKDEGPLGKRLKEAMVAKGKPMILEKVRVYVQSMAKGGPAKDELEVKKAPGSAAKSSVSSAAAASNIGAQKEVKKAVKKEEKKGFKTITLTEKFSCRAKDMFEIMMDENRWKGFTQSNAKISKEVGGEISIFDGSVTGVNMELVEGKLIVQKWRFGSWPDGVNSTVRIAFDEPEPGLTVIKLTQTGIPEEDRYGNATVVENTERGWRDLIFHKIRAVFGFGI, encoded by the exons ATGGCGAAGTACGGAGAAGGCGACAAGCGGTGGATCGTTGAAGACAGACCCGACGGCGCCAACGTCCATAACTGGCACTGGGCGGAGAAAAACTGTCTCGAATGGTCTCGAACTCTCCTCTCGAAGCTCCTCTCCGAGCTGACCATTCTCGACGGAGAAGGCAATCTGTACATCAAGACCAAGACCCTTGAAAAGCTTGAAGGGGAAGCCTACGTCAATGTCAGGAAAGGGAAGATCATACCTGGATACGAAATCGCATTGACGCTTTCTTGGGAGGGTGAGGCCAAGGACCCAGATGGCAAATCTGTGATTAAATGCGATGGGACTGTGGAGATTCCCTATATAGCTGATGAGAATGCGGATGAGGACCCAGAGGTGAAGATTTTGGTGAAGGACGAGGGACCGTTGGGGAAGAGGTTGAAAGAGGCTATGGTGGCAAAGGGGAAGCCCATGATTTTGGAAAAGGTTAGGGTTTATGTGCAGAGCATGGCGAAGGGAGGTCCGGCGAAGGATGAATTGGAGGTGAAGAAGGCACCTGGGAGCGCTGCTAAATCGTCGGTGTCGTCTGCGGCGGCTGCGTCAAATATTGGGGCGCAGAAAGAGGTGAAGAAGGCGGTGAAGAAGGaggagaagaaggggttcaaGACAATAACGTTGACGGAGAAGTTCAGTTGTAGGGCGAAAGATATGTTTGAGATAATGATGGATGAGAATAGGTGGAAAGGGTTTACGCAGAGTAATGCGAAGATAAGCAAAGAGGTCGGTGGGGAGATTAGCATTTTTGATGGATCGGTCACAGGGGTGAACATGGAGTTGGTTGAAGGGAAGTTGATTGTTCAGAAATGGAGGTTTGGGAGCTGGCCTGATGGTGTTAATTCTACG GTGCGAATTGCTTTTGATGAGCCTGAACCGGGGTTGACTGTTATTAAACTGACGCAGACTGGTATTCCTGAGGAAGATAG ATATGGGAATGCAACAGTGGTAGAGAACACTGAAAGAGGGTGGAGGGATCTCATTTTCCACAAGATAAGAGCAGTGTTTGGTTTtggaatatga
- the LOC117920246 gene encoding DNA-3-methyladenine glycosylase yields MNKSPPKPQKGQQFTVVQIKTLSSESSPYSVSSFWLQTNQMKRTYRFKRVTKPKKSIQPDDSIHTSEKSITIGARPKSQSQPQPGILSISNPTLSFNELKILPPDFFQIDALDLAPRLLGKLLRRDDVILRITEVEAYRPNDSACHGRFGRTPRTAPVFGPGGHAYVYLCYGLHTMLNVVADKEEVGAAVLVRSCEPVCGLETIQQRRGQITEKPVLLTGPGKVCQALGISTEWSNHRLYTPGGLELLDGPEPEKILVGPRVGIQYALPDDVNAPWRFAIAGSPWISAPKKTLTLPSSEI; encoded by the exons ATGAACAAGTCCCCGCCAAAACCCCAAAAGGGTCAACAGTTCACCGTGGTTCAGATCAAAACCCTGTCCTCTGAGTCCTCTCCGTATTCAGTATCTTCATTCTGGCTCCAGACCAATCAAATGAAGCGAACTTATCGATTCAAACGGGTcacaaaacccaaaaaatcGATTCAACCAGACGATTCCATCCACACCTCTGAAAAATCAATAACCATTGGGGCCAGACCCAAATCTCAATCTCAACCCCAACCCGGAATTCTTTCTATTTCAAATCCAACCCTATCTTTTAATGAATTGAAAATACTGCCCCCTGATTTCTTCCAAATCGACGCTCTAGACCTCGCCCCACGTCTGCTTGGCAAGTTACTCAGGAGAGACGATGTCATTCTCCGGATCACTGAG GTAGAAGCATATAGGCCAAATGATTCTGCTTGTCATGGACGGTTTGGCCGTACACCAAGAACAGCTCCAGTT TTTGGACCAGGAGGTCATGCCTATGTTTATTTGTGCTATGGTTTGCATACCATGCTCAATGTCGTTGCAGACAAGGAAGAAGTTGGAGCAGCAGTGTTAGTTCGGTCTTGTGAACCAGTCTGTG GCTTGGAAACCATTCAGCAACGCCGAGGTCAAATAACTGAGAAGCCTGTTCTTCTTACTGGGCCCGGAAAG GTATGTCAAGCTTTAGGAATTTCTACAGAATGGTCTAACCATCGCCTCTACACTCCCG GCGGTCTCGAACTCTTGGATGGACCAGAACCAGAAAAGATACTCGTGGGTCCACGGGTGGGCATCCAATATGCCCTGCCTGACGATGTCAATGCCCCCTGGAGATTCGCCATTGCTGGTTCTCCTTGGATAAGTGCTCCTAAAAAGACTCTCACATTACCCTCTAGTGAAATTTGA